In the Dysidea avara chromosome 14, odDysAvar1.4, whole genome shotgun sequence genome, AACTGGAGCTTTAGCTTTCTTCCTTCGTTTTTCTTCCAATCTTTGTGAAAATCGAATTGGTGACCTGCCCTTTGCCTCTAGTTAAAACAAGCACACAATTTTAGGACACTTTGTAAATTCTGTACATACCCAGAGAATATTCAAATGCTTTGCCCATGTTTTCTTTCATTTTTGCTAGCTCTTTCTTGCACTCTGCATCAGTTACAGATTCGAATCCAGCATCTCTGCCATGCCAGTAGGACAAAAGTTGCACTTTCAAAAAGGAGAATAGGTTTGAATTTTCTGCATCTTCCTTTTTACGTCTCTGCAACACTTTGCTGTACACGCTCGGGTTAGAATCCAAATAAGACATCAACTCTGATAACGCATCTTCGGTACAACAACATCCTTCTTCTTCGTATTCATCAGCACTTAGCTGCTTACAGTAGGAGGATTTCACTGGAGTAGCCTCATCAAACTCGTCCAAAATTTCCGCCATTTCTTTTGATTTCGAGGTCGATTCAAAATCAAAATTTCAAAATAGTGCGCGCCTTTATTATCACGTGCTACCGTTAATGGTGAGAAGTTGTTTCTCACCCTAGAGAAATTTAAAGTGAAGTGGGACCCGTTTCCTTGGGTTAGTGGCCACTTAGCCCTTCGCTGAGTTGTCACTTTCGTTGGGGAGGATACTAGCCTTGAAGCTGCGTTCGCTGGTGGACCCTTTTGAGTTTACCTCTTTGCCAAGCAACAAGGAAGGTATCGCCACACAAGGAGAGTGAATTAGGCGTGAAGACACTACTAAGGGTACTCTTAAACTTTCAAAATTTCTTCCGAAGAAGATACTTATAAGCAAGCCATAATAGAATCAAGTTTAATTCATGTTACCGAAACAAGTTGTAGTGAACATGGAGTTGTGAACCAATGGAGCCCGAAAGAACCGACTACTCGTGTAAAGGGGTCAACAGTTTCCCAAAAAGAAAGGTTTCAAATGATAGGAGAAAGGAGGGAGGTGCACTTTTCGTCAGAGCCACCTAAAGACAAGTCAGTTCAACTGGCAAAGACTTCCAGCTTACAAGGTAGATTTTTATATTCATTTGTAGTTTATTACATACTCTTGTTGCTTAGGACGTCCCAAGCAATATGCTCATAGAAAACAGCCAATTGTAAAGAAAGGTTCTTGGCAACAAAATGACAATTGGTGTGGACGAAGGTCTCGTCATTTACCTCCTAGGGGCAGACAGGAGGAGGTATGTTTTGGaaaaacaacttggttttaaaTAAAGTCATGCACATTTTCAGTTGGTAATTCCTTCAAAAAGTTTGATACCTAGTGAAGGAGAGAAGAAGAAAACAGTATCATTAAACCACTTGTTAAATTTCACTGTTGCTCCAAGAGACACAGTTCCTTATGGTAGTGTAATATCCAGTACCAGGAGAAAAAGTAAATCTACACCTTCATTTAATAAAGAACAGTTTCTTCAAGCAAAGCAAGTCTTGTTGACTGCCACTTCCTGGTAATTACACAAGTGTTTTTGTATACTACAGTTGCCAGTTTGTGGTGAAACACAGTGGAGACTACTCGGTACATTTAGCTGATCCTGACCTGCTAGTAGAATGGGACTCTATTGAACAAGTGGTAAGTATTATTTGTGTATAGTACATATGGTCACTTTGTGACCCGCTACTGTTTTTTGATTAGCGACTGTTTTGTCACCAAATTCCATCCTGTCCGATATGTTTATACCCACCTGGAGTAGGTGAGTAGCATAGCATTGTGGAGTCTttaactctgtgtgtgtgtgtgtgtgtgtgtgtgtgtgtgtgtgtgtgtgtgtgtgtagtgtagtgttagGAGGAGTATCTAAACTGTATATATGTGttttttgtatgtagctaagatAACTCGTTGTGGTCATGTGTATTGCTGGTCTTGTGTCCTACATTACCTGTCACTCAGTGACAAGGCTTGGCGTAAGTGTCCTATATGTTACGAGTCAATCTACAAGGATGATTTGAAGAGGTATAGATTACtataaatgtatgcatataaCATATTTACTTCATGTCAGTGTTTCCACAATAATGTCAAGCCAGCAGTACACAGTTGGTGATACTATTACCATGTGGCTCATGTCCAAGCAGAAGGTACAGAAGTATTATTCTGTGATGCTTATTCTATTGCTTTATAGGATGGAACAGTCGTTGCTCCCAAGTCATGCCTAGCCAGTAAAGGCTT is a window encoding:
- the LOC136244302 gene encoding uncharacterized protein; protein product: MAEILDEFDEATPVKSSYCKQLSADEYEEEGCCCTEDALSELMSYLDSNPSVYSKVLQRRKKEDAENSNLFSFLKVQLLSYWHGRDAGFESVTDAECKKELAKMKENMGKAFEYSLEAKGRSPIRFSQRLEEKRRKKAKAPVIPPPPPPPPIKPLEPAPILTRKPLRDHNTEINVQVDAHKDLITAIQGSNARKQLRKIHNKRSPGGTPIPHKKKQPEEFVSYFNQVLLEKFANARSPSPVVHSPTSNFDNTIND